A stretch of Linepithema humile isolate Giens D197 chromosome 3, Lhum_UNIL_v1.0, whole genome shotgun sequence DNA encodes these proteins:
- the LOC105668773 gene encoding 227 kDa spindle- and centromere-associated protein-like: protein MSDKYLDNYLPVIAIDVALEEKTRTAKMAAATLRKLHNAMQQVKDWRDDSAKLKSNIWRMKMALRADDKNENDGRQIDPLIAHQRTEISRLEQANDALENEVSNLKRALTKAEDDIARIAVREIGDKIARIENEFSQQKERLNDEILCLRKRLKEAEESRTSVRGELTEFAKGDRTIETVFANAIGKIVETIVSLSEGLVNVSEDLYRFKTKNRSLRRRLHRLRAMLRSKCGSGAEYRRRIGELNNLAEQLTRDMNRLKVIRENADCGGGSDTADIRDIVRHVERLMNDLRNNLKSDHEAMIAAGDPDCLKYMKKVIDLKINLKVLSVKLRRSNASMHKESLENLQREKRLEATSLLDEFLKKIDTEIGKLKVKPMDKYCRIGGVSGSQYMTKVVELENIVRKSATVFTVLKENPLRILNTDEKIMDELENLIERLCCKINDLEILDDRANLRERIDQLEAVITHLKLELIEKNERINTLNDEYASIESTLEKDRKRHEIVIADMRRENDGLQEDIKKKEQEISGLSREREHSERRVAGMQLMKAEIDAVRKKLQGFYDDKEALLRETERMRDILRARDKEIENIITERDALGGALGAEVKGLWMKLEIASDENVKLKSIIDGLEKQAEPGERRDKLKSSAEEGDGESEGDNGERSRDRARNLRDELERLKAKSNESKISLNEANKRIDHLKRELDEAVGDKAQLRGEISDLKSNEQSLTYRLNVQTSAGEETSRESERVMAENKALASEVKQLRNEKEQLEAELSELRTEKGLLDRSMAAANNKCAALEDQVNKFKSECNGLREKISERETAMENLKFELEKVRVELENAAVEAARLRTENSGLVGDLDALSLRNTGTEERVRVLLTEKNDLATRINELDDESVDLRERLNKARAENEYFSMELNKSRVENDKAKAENARLQATCDQLRGERDDSRKRVNEIGSKCRVVGNQLKIQRMKYEALRFAAAALHRESNDRRGHLKKMDTLAMNPREQGFADARNEIKRGQDYSDAARTCIKLAEIGGRRDGSETEFKVESDTYMNRDNKAKIKDGPKNELKSPSAENKALKLKQANLGYGNPDVMMELARTEDGFERLVARTRESADEEIIGSVLKKFEIINILCEKETNNYSSYFNDPRMLEDKERTAAVGIDQLVVENRALKTEVDILRSDLNFSLTDGEKTRIDFGRATEEIRALKFELMNLRDEKAALRSRLEMFKGELDALKSERLALKDELAASRKSNFDLRLKVNDLRSANEKLKETNAGLESRLQDASRKINECTAISKASDKSSRNNFVSALNDSLKNSFTKGNLQTISKRLNRTEHVTSENSELQSIEKNLRHIEDQKFCANCSSSKIHEGNSCPHGGKHQESF from the exons ATGAGTGACAAATATCTCGACAATTATCTGCCGGTGATCGCGATTGACGTCGCTCTCGAGGAGAAGACGAGAACTGCGAAGATGGCAGCCGCGACCTTGCGCAAGCTGCACAACGCGATGCAGCAGGTGAAGGATTGGCGAGACGATAGCGCGAAATTAAAGAGCAATATCTGGCGGATGAAAATGGCTCTGCGTGCGGATGACAAGAACGAAAACGATGGCCGGCAGATCGACCCTTTGATCGCGCATCAGAGGACGGAGATCAGCCGGCTGGAGCAGGCAAACGACGCTTTGGAGAACGAAGTATCGAACTTGAAGCGCGCACTGACGAAAGCCGAGGACGACATCGCGCGTATTGCTGTCCGTGAAATAGGAGACAAGATCGCCAGGATCGAGAACGAATTCTCACAACAAAAAGAACGTTTGAACGACGAGATCTTGTGTCTGAGGAAACGTTTGAAAGAGGCCGAGGAGAGTCGGACGAGCGTCAGGGGTGAGCTAACAGAGTTTGCGAAGGGCGATCGAACGATTGAGACGGTGTTCGCGAACGCGATCGGCAAAATTGTCGAGACGATCGTCAGTCTGTCGGAGGGTCTCGTGAACGTCAGCGAGGACTTGTACAGATTCAAAACGAAGAATAGAAGTCTGCGCCGCAGACTGCACCGATTGAGGGCCATGCTGCGATCGAAGTGCGGCAGCGGCGCGGAATATCGGAGGAGAATTGGCGAATTGAACAATCTCGCGGAACAATTGACGAGGGACATGAACCGGTTGAAAGTTATCCGCGAGAACGCGGACTGCGGCGGTGGTTCAGACACCGCGGATATTCGAGACATTGTTCGACACGTCGAGCGCCTAATGAACGACCTGAGGAACAATTTGAAGAGTGATCACGAGGCGATGATCGCCGCCGGCGACCCGGATTGTTTGAAATACATGAAGAAAGTAattgatctaaaaataaatttgaaagtgCTATCCGTGAAGCTTAGACGGTCGAATGCGTCGATGCATAAAGAATCGCTCGAGAATCTCCAGCGCGAGAAGCGTCTGGAAGCAACTTCCTTATTGGACGAATTCTTGAAGAAAATCGACACCGAGATCGGAAAGCTGAAGGTAAAACCGATGGACAAGTATTGCAGAATCGGCGGTGTCAGTGGCTCGCAGTACATGACGAAAGTCGTGGAGCTCGAAAATATCGTTAGAAAATCGGCCACGGTGTTTACCGTCTTGAAGGAGAATCCGCTGAGAATTTTGAATACCGATGAAAAAATCATGGACGAACTTGAGAACTTGATCGAACGACTGTGCTGCAAAATAAACGATCTCGAGATCCTCGACGATCGCGCGAATCTGCGCGAAAGAATCGATCAACTTGAAGCTGTAATAACGCATCTAAAATTGGAATTGATAGAAAAGAACGAACGTATAAATACGCTGAACGATGAATACGCGAGCATCGAGTCAACGTTGGAAAAAGATCGTAAAAGACACGAAATAGTCATCGCCGACATGCGTCGGGAGAATGACGGCCTCCAAGAGGACATAAAGAAGAAGGAGCAAGAAATATCGGGGCTGTCGCGCGAACGCGAACATTCCGAGCGACGTGTCGCGGGAATGCAACTGATGAAGGCTGAAATTGATGcggtgagaaaaaaattgcagggCTTTTACGACGACAAAGAGGCGCTGTTAAGGGAGACGGAAAGGATGCGCGATATTCTCCGCGCGAGAGACAAGGaaattgagaatattattACCGAGCGGGACGCGCTGGGCGGTGCTCTCGGGGCCGAGGTGAAGGGCCTGTGGATGAAACTTGAGATCGCTTCCGACGAAAATGTAAAACTGAAAAGTATAATTGACGGACTTGAGAAACAGGCGGAACCGGGCGAGCGACGggacaaattgaaaagttCAGCGGAGGAGGGCGACGGGGAGAGCGAGGGAGACAATGGCGAGCGTTCGCGGGACCGTGCACGAAACCTCAGGGACGAATTAGAGCGCTTGAAAGCCAAGTCGAATGAGTCTAAAATAAGCCTGAACGAGGCGAATAAGCGGATCGACCATTTGAAGCGCGAGCTGGATGAAGCCGTCGGCGACAAAGCGCAGCTGCGGGGGGAGATTTCTGATCTCAAGTCTAACGAGCAGTCGTTGACGTATCGATTGAACGTCCAGACAAGCGCCGGCGAGGAAACATCGAGGGAATCCGAGAGGGTGATGGCGGAGAACAAAGCGCTGGCGAGCGAAGTCAAACAGCTTCGAAACGAGAAAGAACAACTTGAGGCGGAGTTGTCGGAGTTGAGAACCGAAAAAGGATTGCTGGATAGGTCAATGGCCGCTGCCAATAACAAGTGCGCCGCGCTCGAGGATCAAGTTAACAAATTTAAGTCCGAGTGTAACGGCCTTCGGGAGAAGATAAGCGAGCGCGAAACCGCCATGGAGAATTTAAAGTTCGAGTTGGAGAAGGTGCGGGTGGAACTGGAAAACGCGGCCGTCGAAGCGGCGCGTCTGCGAACGGAGAACTCGGGGCTGGTCGGCGATCTGGATGCTCTGTCGCTGCGGAACACCGGCACCGAGGAGCGCGTACGAGTGCTGTTGACAGAAAAGAACGACCTGGCGACGCGTATTAACGAGCTTGATGATGAGAGCGTCGACCTGCGAGAGCGGTTGAATAAGGCGAGAGCGgagaatgaatatttttccatGGAATTGAATAAATCAAGGGTCGAAAATGACAAAGCGAAAGCGGAAAACGCCCGCTTGCAGGCTACCTGCGACCAGCTGCGGGGTGAGCGGGACGACTCGCGGAAGAGAGTTAATGAAATCGGCAGCAAGTGCAGAGTGGTCGGTAATCAACTGAAAATCCAGCGAATGAAGTATGAGGCGCTGCGGTTTGCCGCGGCCGCGTTACACCGCGAAAGTAACGATCGCCGAGGTCACTTAAAGAAGATGGATACTCTTGCGATGAATCCCCGCGAGCAGGGATTCGCGGACGCTCGTAACGAGATTAAACGCGGGCAGGATTACTCAGATGCCGCGCGTACGTGCATAAAGCTGGCCGAAATTGGCGGGCGGAGGGACGGCAGCGAAACAGAATTCAAAGTAGAATCTGATACGTACATGAACCGTGATAACAAAGCGAAGATCAAAGATGGGCCGAAGAACGAACTAAAAAGCCCGAGTGCCGAGAATAAGGCTTTGAAACTGAAGCAGGCGAATTTGGGATACGGGAACCCCGACGTCATGATGGAACTGGCTCGCACAGAAGACGGATTCGAACGTTTGGTCGCGCGGACGAGAGAATCTGCTGACGAGGAAATTATCGGCTCCGTTctgaaaaaattcgaaattataaatattctctgCGAAAAAGAGACAAACAATTATTCGAGTTATTTCAACGATCCGCGGATGCTCGAAGATAAGGAAAGAACCGCGGCGGTCGGTATCGATCAGCTGGTAGTCGAGAATAGAGCACTGAAGACGGAAGTAGATATTCTACGTAGTGATCTCAACTTCAGTTTGACGGACGGCGAGAAAACGAGGATCGACTTCGGTAGAGCGACGGAGGAGATTCGGGCTTTGAAATTCGAGCTGATGAATCTAAGGGACGAGAAAGCAGCGTTGAGGTCGCGGCTCGAGATGTTTAAGGGAGAATTAGACGCATTGAAATCCGAGAGGCTGGCGTTAAAGGATGAGCTCGCTGCTTCGAGGAAATCGAACTTCGATCTTAGGCTCAAGGTGAACGATTTGCGGAGTGCTAAcgaaaaattgaaagagaCAAATGCGGGATTAGAGAGTCGTCTACAGGATGCATCGAGAAAGATAAATGAGTGCACCGCGATATCCAAAGCATCGGATAAGAGttcgagaaataattttgtaagcgCACTGAATGATAGCTTAAAGAATAGTTTTACGAAAGGAAATCTGCAGACAATCAGCAAACGACTGAATCGAACCGAGCATGTCACCTCCGAGAATTCTGAATTGCAATCTATCGAAAAGAATCTGCGACACATTGAAGATCAAAA GTTTTGTGCAAACTGCAGTTCTTCTAAAATTCATGAAGGTAACTCATGTCCTCATGGTGGCAAGCACCAAGAATCGTTTTAA
- the Karybeta3 gene encoding importin-5, which produces MAADLEQFQQLLTTLLSTDNDARTQAEEAYNNLPVESKVTYLLATICNGTLAEEMRAMAAVLLRRLFSSEFMEFYPKIPLEAQVQLKEQILLSVQNEQADTIRRKVCEVAAEVARNLIDEEGNNQWPEFLQFLFQCANSPLPALKESALRMFTSVPGVFGNQQAHYLDLIKQMLQQSILDGTNYEVRFQAVRAIGAFITLHDKEENIHKHFSELVPALVQVTAQSIEKQDDDALIKVLIDLAETTPKFLRGQLDTVMQMCMNVFSNEDMPDSWRQLALEVLVTLAETAPAMVRKVGGKYVASLVPLVLKMMTDLEEDEKWSFSDEIIEEDNDSNNVVAESALDRLACGLGGKTMLPQIVQNIPSMLNNSDWKYRHAALMAISAVGEGCHKQMETLLPQIMDGVIQYLQDPHPRVRYAACNAVGQMSTDFSPIFEKKFHDKVIPGLLMVLDDNANPRVQAHAGAALVNFSEDCPKNILTPYLDAIMAKLESILTAKFQELVEKGTKLVLEQVVTTIASVADTCEEQFVTYYDRLMPCLKYIIQNANQQEHKLLRGKTIECVSLIGLAVGPEKFIADASEVMDMLLKTHTEGELPDDDPQNNYLISAWARICKILGKQFEQYLPLVMGPVLRTAAMKPEVALLDNEDMEGIEGDLDWQFVSLGEQQNFGIKTAGLEDKASACEMLVCYARELKEGFADYAEEVVRLMVPMLKFYFHDGVRTAAAASLPYLLDCAKIKGLQYLEGMWAYICPDLLKAIDTEPESEVLMELLSSFAKCIETLGAGCLSAPHMTELLRLLDKLLNEHFERAVARLEKRKDEDYDEVVEEQLVDEDNEDIYTLSKIADILHALFSAYKSTFFLYFDQIYGHFVKLLSPERSWSDHQWALCVFDDVIEFGGPECAKYQDFFLRPMIQYVSDKSAEVRQAAAYGCGVLGQFGGEAFAQACAEALPKLMEVINDPESRSPENVNPTENAISAVTKILKYNNKAINVDEILPHWLTWLPVVEDEDEAPHVYGYLCDLIEANHAVVLGTNNAHLPRLISFFAEALFREAVPTDHPVMSRILSIVREIQNNETMFQATIMELTTDQQQALHKALSCALS; this is translated from the exons ATGGCGGCAGATCTCGAGCAGTTTCAACAGCTTCTAACTACACTCCTCAGTACAGATAACGATGCTCGGACGCAGGCGGAG GAAGCGTACAATAATCTGCCCGTGGAAAGCAAGGTGACATATCTCTTAGCTACCATTTGCAATGGCACACTTGCAGAAGAAATGCGAGCCATGGCTGCAGTATTGTTGCGTCGGTTATTCTCCTCCGAATTCATGGAATTCTATCCCAAG attccACTAGAGGCGCAAGTTCAGTTGAAAGAGCAAATCTTATTATCAGTTCAGAATGAACAAGCAGATACTATACGACGTAAAGTCTGCGAAGTGGCGGCTGAAGTAGCCAGGAATTTAATAGACGAAGAGGGTAATAATCAATGGCCAGAATTTCTTCAGTTCCTATTTCAATGTGCGAATAGTCCATTACCAGCATTGAAAGAAAGTGCACTCCGCATGTTTAC ATCCGTCCCAGGTGTATTTGGAAATCAACAGGCACATTATCTTGATcttataaaacaaatgttgCAGCAATCCATTTTAGATGGGACAAATTATGAG GTCAGATTTCAAGCAGTAAGAGCAATCGGAGCATTTATCACGTTACATGACAAAGAGGAAAATATACACAAACATTTCTCAGAGCTAGTTCCAGCGCTTGTACAAGTAACCGCTCAATCTATAGAAAAACAAGACGATGATGCTCTTATAAAAGTGTTAATAGACCTTGCTGAAACCACGCCAAAATTCCTCAGGGGACAATTAGATACTGTAATGCAAATGTGCATGAATGTATTTTCCAATGAAGATATGCCTGACTCATGGAGGCAGCTGGCGCTGGAAGTTTTGGTTACACTGGCGGAAACTGCGCCAGCAATGGTACGCAAAGTCGGTGGAAAGTATGTCGCGTCTTTAGTACCATTGGTACTGAAGATGATGACTGATTTAGAAGAAGATGAGAAATGGAGCTTTTCCGATGAAATCATTGAAGAAGATAACGACAGTAATAACGTAGTTGCGGAAAGTGCTTTGGATAGATTGGCGTGCGGTCTGGGAGGCAAAACGATGCTGCCGCAAATTGTGCAGAACATCCCTAGCATGTTAAATAACAGTGATTGGAAGTATAG GCATGCGGCACTTATGGCTATTTCAGCTGTTGGTGAAGGCTGTCACAAGCAAATGGAAACTCTGTTACCACAAATAATGGACGGTGTCATACAATATCTACAAGACCCA CATCCTCGTGTGAGATATGCCGCCTGCAATGCGGTAGGGCAAATGTCTACAGATTTTTCGCCTATATTCGAAAAGAAATTCCACGATAAAGTTATCCCTGGATTATTAATGGTTTTGGACGACAATGCAAATCCCAGAGTTCAAGCCCACGCTGGTGCTGCTCTTGTGAATTTCAGTGAAGATTGCCCAAAGAATATTCTAACACCGTATCTTGATGCTATAATGGCGAAACTTGAATCTATATTGACTGCTAAGTTCCAAGAATTGGTTGAAAAGGGAACTAAGCTCGTGCTCGAACAA GTTGTTACAACGATTGCCTCTGTCGCCGATACTTGTGAAGAACAATTCGTAACTTATTATGACAGACTAATGCCATgtttaaagtatattatacaaaatgcgAATCAACAGGAACACAAATTATTACGCGGGAAGACTATTGAATGTGTCAGTCTTATAGGTCTAGCTGTTGGCCCAGAAAAG TTTATTGCCGATGCCAGCGAAGTTATGGACATGTTACTGAAAACGCATACAGAAGGTGAACTTCCAGATGACGATCCGCAAAACAATTATCTCATCTCTGCTTGGGCCAGGATTTGTAAAATACTTG GAAAACAATTCGAACAGTACTTACCGTTAGTGATGGGACCTGTATTACGAACAGCCGCTATGAAACCCGAAGTCGCATTACTCGATAATGAAGACATGGAAGGTATTGAAGGTGATCTTGACTGGCAGTTTGTTTCGTTAGGGGAGCAGCAAAACTTTGGAATTAAAACAGCTGGTTTGGAGGATAAAGCTTCCGCGTGCGAAATGTTGGTTTGTTACGCACGTGAATTGAAAGAAGGTTTCGCAGATTATGCCGAGGAAGTAGTGCGATTAATGGTGCCgatgttgaaattttatttccacgaCGGTGTCAGAACTGCAGCTGCGGCGAGTCTGCCGTACCTTCTTGACTGTGCGAAAATAAAAg gcTTACAGTATCTGGAAGGCATGTGGGCATATATCTGTCCAGATTTGTTGAAAGCTATTGATACAGAACCAGAATCCGAAGTGCTGATGGAGCTGTTATCTTCTTTCGCGAAATGCATCGAGACCCTGGGAGCAGGTTGTTTGAGTGCACCGCATATGACTGAACTTTTACGACTTTTAGATAAATTACTTAACGAACACTTTGAAAGAGCAGTTGCTAGATTAGAGAAACGAAAAGATGAAGATTATGATGAG GTCGTTGAAGAACAGCTTGTTGACGAAGACAATGAAGACATATATACGCTCAGCAAGATTGCCGATATTTTGCATGCCTTATTCTCAGCTTACAAGTCTACATTTTTCCTGTACTTTGATCAGATATATGGACATTTCGTGAAATTACTGAGTCCTGAAAGATCATGGTCGGATCACCAATGGGCTCTATGTGTCTTTGACGATGTAATAGAATTCGGAGGACCTGAGTGTGCGaaatatcaagattttttccTGCGACCCATGATTCAATACGTCTCTGATAAATCTGCGGAAGTTAGACAAGCAGCAGCTTACGGTTGTGGAGTTTTGGGCCAGTTTGGCGGGGAGGCTTTTGCGCAGGCATGTGCAGAAGCTTTGCCAAAACTCATGGAGGTTATTAATGATCCTGAATCTAGATCGCCGGAGAACGTAAACCCTACTGAAAATGCTATTTCGGCAGTAACCAAAATTCTCAAGTATAATAACAAAGCGATCAACGTTGATGAGATACTTCCACACTG gttaACTTGGTTACCGGTTGTCGAAGATGAAGATGAAGCGCCTCACGTGTATGGATATTTGTGTGATTTGATCGAAGCAAACCATGCAGTAGTTTTAGGAACAAATAATGCGCATTTGCCTCGGCTTATAAGTTTCTTTGCGGAAGCATTGTTCAGAGAAGCTGTGCCTACTGACCATCCTGTTATGTCCAGAATTCTTAGCATTGTTAGAGAAATACAG AACAACGAGACTATGTTCCAA